A single genomic interval of Lathyrus oleraceus cultivar Zhongwan6 chromosome 7, CAAS_Psat_ZW6_1.0, whole genome shotgun sequence harbors:
- the LOC127101047 gene encoding scarecrow-like protein 30: protein MFSADTLVENFPGSVNGCMFGDIPVSVFSNQNPENEFNFEDSVSISISPSTHSESASGESSESTKYSNPILRYISDILMDEEDDLERKPCMLQDCLKLQAAEKSFYDVLGNNLGSGTGTGTGTSSSSESYSNCSYTTDNSVVDCDSPENNTYEVFDKIPHDPFREVEAAFNFPNGAWKMNEEGNNMVLGSRRSREKRGYLMNDIGILHGEDLRSNKVSAVYSDDSELSEMFDEVLLCNDGKSPSIFCANPEQSQSQGSNRKTSRSKKGSNKGKNLSTTVDLWSLLTQCAQAVGSYDQRNANDILKQIRQNSSPLGDGLQRLAHYFADGLEARLSAGTPMYKLLESSSSADMLRAYKVYITASPFQRMSNFLANRTILNLVENKSSIHIIDFGIFYGFQWPCLIQRLSERIGGPPKLRITGIDLPQPGFRPAERVEETGRRLEKYCKRFKVPFEYNCLAQKWDTIRLEDLKIDREEVTVVNCLYRMKNLSDETVTANCPRDAVLRLIRRINPSIFIHGVVNGTYNAPFFLTRFREAMFHFSSLFDMLEATVPRDDPYRLMFERGLFGRDAVNVIACEGAERVERPETYKNWQVRNKRARFKQLPLAPKLVDRVKEMVKKEYPKDFVVDEDGKWVLHGWKGRILQAVSCWVPA from the coding sequence ATGTTTTCTGCTGATACTCTTGTTGAGAATTTTCCTGGTTCTGTTAATGGGTGCATGTTTGGAGACATTCCTGTGTCTGTTTTTTCAAACCAGAATCCAGAAAATGAGTTCAATTTTGAAGATTCTGTTTCAATTTCTATATCCCCTTCAACTCATTCAGAATCTGCTAGTGGTGAATCTTCTGAGAGTACTAAGTATTCGAATCCTATTCTTAGATACATAAGTGATATACTcatggatgaagaagatgatttGGAGAGAAAACCCTGTATGTTGCAGGATTGTTTGAAACTCCAAGCTGCTGAAAAATCGTTTTATGATGTTTTAGGTAATAATTTGGGATCAGGAACAGGAACAGGAACGGGAACTAGTTCTAGTTCTGAGAGCTATAGTAATTGCAGTTACACCACTGATAATTCTGTAGTTGATTGTGATTCACCAGAAAATAACACCTATGAGGTGTTTGATAAAATTCCTCATGATCCGTTTAGAGAGGTAGAAGCTGCTTTTAATTTTCCAAATGGTGCTTGGAAGATGAATGAAGAGGGTAATAATATGGTTTTGGGTTCTAGAAGGTCAAGGGAGAAGAGAGGCTATTTGATGAATGATATTGGTATCTTACATGGAGAAGATCTGAGAAGTAACAAGGTTTCAGCTGTTTATTCTGAtgattcagagctatcagagaTGTTTGATGAGGTACTTCTTTGTAACGATGGTAAAAGTCCGTCCATTTTTTGTGCTAATCCTGAACAATCACAATCACAGGGATCTAATAGAAAAACATCACGTTCCAAGAAAGGTTCAAACAAGGGTAAAAATTTAAGTACTACGGTAGATTTATGGTCTTTGTTAACTCAATGTGCACAAGCTGTTGGTAGCTATGATCAAAGGAATGCTAATGACATACTCAAGCAGATTAGGCAGAACTCTTCACCTCTTGGAGATGGACTTCAGCGTTTAGCTCATTACTTTGCCGATGGGCTCGAGGCACGGTTATCTGCTGGTACGCCAATGTATAAGCTCCTTGAGTCGTCGTCTTCTGCAGATATGTTAAGAGCTTATAAAGTTTACATCACAGCATCTCCATTTCAAAGGATGTCGAATTTCTTGGCCAACAGAACTATTCTGAATCTGGTAGAAAACAAAAGCAGCATCCACATTATTGACTTTGGGATTTTCTATGGCTTTCAGTGGCCTTGTCTCATTCAGCGTCTTTCGGAGAGAATCGGCGGGCCTCCGAAGCTTCGTATTACAGGAATTGATCTTCCTCAGCCAGGGTTTAGGCCTGCAGAAAGGGTTGAGGAGACGGGTCGGCGACTTGAGAAGTACTGCAAGAGGTTCAAAGTTCCATTTGAGTACAATTGCCTTGCACAGAAATGGGACACTATAAGACTTGAAGATCTCAAGATTGATAGAGAAGAAGTAACAGTGGTTAACTGTTTATACAGAATGAAGAACCTCTCTGATGAAACGGTAACCGCAAATTGTCCGAGAGATGCTGTGTTGAGGTTGATCAGGAGGATTAATCCAAGCATCTTCATACATGGTGTAGTGAATGGAACTTATAATGCACCATTTTTTCTGACTAGGTTCAGGGAAGCAATGTTTCATTTCTCATCATTGTTTGATATGCTTGAAGCTACTGTGCCGCGTGATGATCCATATAGGTTGATGTTTGAGAGAGGCTTATTTGGAAGGGATGCAGTAAATGTGATAGCTTGTGAGGGAGCAGAGAGGGTTGAAAGGCCAGAGACTTACAAGAATTGGCAGGTTAGGAATAAGAGAGCAAGATTCAAGCAACTTCCATTGGCTCCTAAACTAGTGGACAGAGTGAAAGAAATGGTGAAGAAGGAATATCCAAAAGATTTTGTAGTTGATGAAGATGGGAAATGGGTTCTGCATGGTTGGAAAGGACGTATTCTGCAAGCTGTTTCTTGTTGGGTTCCTGCTTAA